The Magnolia sinica isolate HGM2019 chromosome 3, MsV1, whole genome shotgun sequence genome includes the window GCAATGagaacatgaacggtttagatcaatctAAAAATGCAATCAGGAATACTATACTCGAACAAAACCGACTTTACCAATGGGTACTCTTTAACCCAAAAATCTCCCGCCGTCCATAGaggacaggaatctgagtgcatCAGGATTCCCGCCCGCAATCCATTAACGGTTAGATGCTAGAGAGCACCAAATTTTCAGTATACCATAGTTCGCCAAACGTGGAGCCAAAAAAACGAATGAAGACAtgaaagattaaaaataaaataaaacattgaAAATTGTAGAAAAGAAGAATTTGATCGCTCGTCATTTTCGACAACACAAAACATCTTTCCCATCTGTGTAGATGTGACGGTAACAAAAAGACAAGAAGCGAAGGAGATAGGACTACTTTTCTTGCCTTGGTCAGCTGTATCTGTACGCGAATTTCCTTTAACTACCCTGGCCCACCGTTATTggggtgtgggtacgtgtcgtgcgaatacgagctctgagttgtacaaacggttgaaaggagatcaaagttagatgggccccacaatgatgtatttattatatccacaccgttcattcatttggagagatcattttagtgcattatcctttaaatgagtcatatccaaagctcaagtgcaccacaccacaaataacagtggggcACTAATTCTCACCGGTAAAACATTGcatggcccaccgtaacgtttatttcatatcaaatctgttcacaaggtcacacagacctgggtgaagagataaaacaaatatcatattgaacaatatcatattgatcgaaaacttccatAACCAAAAGCACGCTACTGTTTTTTGCTGTTGCTggcctgcttttttttttttttttttgtctggttagcttgttagtacacccaccgtcagttcacactaaTTTTGTTTACTCCCAGCCCTGCTTGAATGTGGGCCTCTCCTTCAAGTGTGCTTTGAGGCCTTTATATATCTGGATCGTTTATTCTATATGCAATGAGCAgataatgtggaccattcattaagtGGATGATTAAGTTTCCGGATCTTCTATTATATGACACTTAAGAATCAGTTCGAACTGTTAATTTCATGAACTAAAATGTTAGATTTATCTATTTATCTAAATTAGATTAGTTGTTCTATTTGGATAGTCTAACCGGTGAATGATTGAACCCAGATCTGGAATGCTTATTGACAATGTTTAGATCATAGAGCTACAGTTCAACTTAGTTGTGGGCCCATTTCCTACGTTTCAGAAGTTGACATAGATTATTGgtttaaaagaaaagagaaacttGATACCGTGTTTCTTTTAAGATAGTCTATATTTCAATAGTCATTGACACATGTTTCTTGGGCCAAATCGGACTAGTTTATGGATAAGCCATTAAGGTCAAGATTGCCAATAGCAATCCTAAGTTTAAATTCGTGAGATTGGAACTGATTGTGTTAGTCACCACAATAGACTCAATTGGTGAAAATTTTATGAATTATGACATGTAATATTAGGATACAAAGGTAGGGTTGCATAAAGTTGTGTTTGTGTTCAACGTGGATGGTGGAAAAAACACATACGGTCACAATTTAAAAGGGGCACAAGCGGTGTGGAGTAAACGGTGTTGGTAGTGTAAGGCTGAGAGACCTATCTCACCCACGGGTATTGTGTGTCTCAGATTTGTATGATTGACATCAATTAGCTTTGTGAATAAGAGAGTCACTTGCATGTCATGACTTCGTTCCACGGGAAGAGTGATGATAATGTGTCTAATTCTTGCTAAGATTGATTGATTGGGCCTATCTTCACCCTAAGCAATTTAATTGAAGGCCCCAATCAATTAAATTTTAGTCATGAATTTTGTTTGATATTTAATTAGATTAGCGAATTGTCTAGATTAAACATATTTGCCAATATAAATGTATTTATAAATAGTTAACATTTCAACTCAATCGCAGTATGTTTATCTTTTAACCGAGTCCAATTATCCTAAATAGAAAGAGTCCATCCTGATAGTCTTGTATGCAACTAGACCTTGCCTTGGAAAAGGAAGAACCTCATAAACCTTTTCACAACAATATATAGAAATTAATTTCCACAAGGCATGGTCTAAATCTAACAAAATGCATTTTAAAATCATGAAGCACAAGATTTTTGAGACAATTATGGGTGTTATACCTGATATGGATAATGCTAAAATTTTCTTCATCGAAATAGGAaattgattcaaaaaattagatAAGGTTGAAGTGAGTTCATTATTCAGCAAATTGACTCATTCATCCTAcgatggaaaaataaaattttagaaataTATTACAAAATAAATCGAAGTGAACTTTAAGATCCGTTTATTAGGCCTGAAAATACAGAATAACCAGTTGATTCACTTGGTCATGAATTCTTTACCTCCTTAATATAGTACGTGCCAAGTGAACTATAATACCCTAAAGGAGAAATAGGCATTGGATGAATTGATCTCTTAAAGCATACAAGAGTATAAAATGCTATAAAACAGGGCAAGATACACAATATCAATCTTGTAACCTCAAGATAAGGATATAAAGGACaaaaagagaaataaaagaaaacaatgtTATGAAAAGTGACATTTAGATTCTACAACTGACAAACAATCTGAAGATCATCCGAGTAAAAAGTGGGCAATGAAGGATAATTACTTTTGCAATAAGTTAGGCTATTAAAAGGAAAATTGCATAAAGTATAAGCAGTGGTTATAAAAAAAAGAAGTATAAAGATATTGTCTTactctgttttgaatctaatctgaccaatAAGTTAGTAGATTCATGGTGGATAGATTCTGATACAACTGTCCATATTTGTAATTTCATACAGGACATACTATATAGTCAGCCACTAATTGATGCGAAATGATTAGTCTATATAGGCGGTGGAGTTAAAGTCAACGGACAGGTAATTAGAGTTTATAAGCTTAAGTTAGAGTCAGGTCATACATTAGATATAATAGGTACATTTTTTGTGCCTTTCATAAATCGTAATTTAGTTTTTGTTTATTGTTTAGATAAATTTGGTTAttcatttaaattaaaaaataaaaagtttagtATTTACCATGATTTGAATATTGTTGGCACTGAAATTATAATTAATAACATATACCAACTAAATTAGAATACCTCATACGTTTATAATGTTAATGTTTTGCGTGGAAATAAGATatgaattaagagaataatgaaatgTGAAAATTACTCCATATTATGTCATATGTGATTGGGTTATATCTTTTATAAGAGACTGAAAAGGCTAATGCGAGAAAGAATTCTTTACTCTTTGGACTTCTTTTACTTTAAAGTTTGTACAAATTATATAAAGGGTAAACACACTAGAATCAGGAAGAAATGTGTAATTATGAGTGTGTGACTCTTAGATGTAATACATACGAACATTCATGGTCTATTCCTTATTGCATTTTGGTGTGGACAAAGATATTTTATTATATTCGTAAATGAAAACTTTCGTTTTaggtacatttatcttataaatgAAATATCAGATATTctagatgcttttaaaatctataaagttAAAACTGAAAATTAacttgataaaaaaaattaaaattattaaatCTAACCATGGTATTGAATACTATGATAGTTATGACGAATTAAGACGTAATCTAGGACTCTTCGTTAGGTTCCTATaagattgtggcattgtcgccCAATACATCATGTTTGAGATGCGAGAGCAAAATAATGTAATCGAAAGGCACAACCGCACCATAATGCACATAGTGTGTAGTATGATTAGTAATTTGACATCACCAAAATTTCTATGGGGTGATGCGATTAAAACCATTATTCATATACTTAATCATGTCCCTAATAAGGTTATAATAAAAATTCATTTTGAGTTATATAATGAGAGAAAACTAAGTCTCCTACATTTTCACATTCAGAAATGTCCTGCTAAGGCCAAACCCTAAAAAAAGATTGATCCCAAAATCATAAGTCTTGGATTCCCAAAAATGTTAAAAGGTTATCGATTTCATTGTTCTTCCCATTTCATGAAGATTATAGAGATtgagaatgccagattcattgaggacattaATAATAGTGAGAGTGTGAACATTAAGAATGTTGTATTTAAGAAAGAACAGACCGTGACTTCTGTCATGGTCATTCTTGGTAATATGAGTATACATCCTATAATCGAGCCTATAATCACTGGAGATCAGCTTGTTGAATTTTCTATACAATCCACCGAAGATCgaaataaaatccaactcaagaaTGTGAACCATTAAGAACATCATATAGAGAGAGGACTTTGCAATTTTAGACAATTACATCATATACTTGTAGGAGCATGAGTTTGATATAGGGTGAAAAAGGATcatgaatcctttacacaagtcaaaaaAGTGTTAACTCCTTTCAATAGATTGATGTCATGAATGATGCATTAAAATTCATGAAGGATAATAAAGTTTGGGATCTTGCAGAATTACCTAAAGGAATAAAGTTGATTGGTTGTCAATGAGTATTTAAGACCAAATGGGACTTAAATGATAATACTGAAAGATGTAAATGCAGACTTGTTGCCAATGATTTTAATCAACTTGAAGTCGTTGATTTTAAATGGACATTTTCACTTGTATTTAGGAAAGACTCATTTAGGATTATAATGGCTTTTGCAGTTCATATGTATTTGGAGTtgcatcagatggatgtgaaaactgCATTTCTCAATAGAGATTTAGaagaaaatatatacatattgTAATTGGAAGATTTTGAGGCTAATGACTAAGAATATATAGTTTAAaaacttaaaaatccatttatggGATGAAATACACGTCATGACAGTGGTACctaaaattttatgaaataattTCATAATATGATTTGTAGAAAATACTGTGGATGAGTGTATCTAAGTTAAGATCAGTGAAAGCCAGTTCGTTATATTGGTTTTGTATGTCGACGATATTTTGCTATGGAATAGTGACATTAAGATGTTACACGAAACTAAGAAATTCAtatatcaaagatttgaagtaaataaTCTTAGTGATACCTCTTTTATCATTTGCATTGAAATATGTTGTGACAGATCATATAAACTGCTTATCTTGTCACGGATGACCTATATTGATAGGATACTCAAAATGTACAATATGCAAAATTGTGCTCTTGGACAATTGCTCATTATAAAGGGTGACAAATTTGACTAGTTCTAGTGTCccaaaaatgattttgaaaagatATGTATAAAGAAATTTTGTATGCATTAACAACAAGgtgcatcatgtatgctcaaatATGTACACAATTGGACAATGCTTGTGCAATTTGAATGTTAGGTAAGTTCTCTCTAATATGGGGATGCATCATTGGATGAATGCAAATGTATTACACTACCTATAGCAAGTAAAAAGATTTCGTACtcacatataaaatgttcaaCTATTTGGAGTTGATTGGATAATCTGACTTAGATTTTTCTAGCTGCGTTGACACTAAAAAGTCCACTTTGGGTTATATCTTTATGATGGTTTGTGGGGCTATATATTAGAAAAGTATGAAATAGTCGATAAAAGTCTCATCAATTATGAAAGTTGAATTTGTTGCTGGTCATGAAACTTTAAATTAGATAATATGGTTACaacactttttctatgatttgTGGAAATTGGAGCACATCAAAAACTATTAAAAATCTTTTGTGCCAACTTAGCTGTAGTTGCATCAAACAATAATAAACGTTAATCAAGGTTGatgcatatcgacatcaagtgtCTTATTATAAAGGAAAGAGTTTATAATtgtcaagtgtccgtggaatttaTTGGCACCAAGCAGATGATAGCGAATATACTCattaaagggctccctatcatgcTATTTTAGGAACATGTGACATCTATAGGAGTTATCAATCCCACAGATGTATTTAATTAGTGTGAGTTTAGTTTGATCCATTATAGATAGACATGCATAGAAATCTTATTTATAAAGTCTTAATAGTTTTAATATTAAGTTTATTTTTGTTTCTCCTTGAGTATGTACAATTTTATTTTGAGTAAGCAAAACTTAAGTCTTATCTCattggagacatttgaaagctcCGAAACTTTTTGAGTATAGGCACATATGATCATACTATGTGTGCAATCTTCATGCCATACTTACATCGTCTTGATTTATGTCGTTAATACTCGTAGTATTTGTGATTGTACTTTATCTCACtttgcaaaaataaaatattgtGATGACTACCGTGATCCAATGCCAATAgtttggatggatcagatcatagAAGCATTTCTTGTATTATCCAACAGATAcattgattaaccattaaaatgtTCTCTTTAAAATCATAAACCAtattttgtaaaatattttttcaaaataaatctTAAACATTAATCAAGGCAGCTCAAGTACGAGACTATAAGAGTGCTATAAGGTGGGTTAATTGACTAATGGTCTAGATCTACCTAAGGGTTGGATATTGTGATCAAGCATACCGGTGAGTCCCATTAAAATTGTGATCAATTTCAAATTTGCATAAGGGGTGGTATGCTTAGACTGTCATACACACATAATGTTTGAATGGACTTGGAATCCTCGAAATGTGTGAAACTTTTGAGGAAGAATTTCAAGACAACTAGCATTGAATTGTGGTAGTCATTACAACATTTAATTTTGTAGAAGCATTACCCGTATTATCCAACATATACATTAATTAACCATTAAAATGTTCTCTTTAAAATCATAAAGCatgttttgcaaaatattttttcaagataAACCTTAGACATTGAACAATGTAGCTTAAGTAGGAGAATATAAGAGTGCTACAAAGTGAGCCTAGTTGATCAATGGTCTATTTCTAACTAAGGGTTGGATGTTGTGATCAAGCATACCGGTGAGTCCCACTAGAGTTGTGATCAGTCTCAAATTCATAATAAGGGGTGGTACACTTGGATTGCCATACCGTTGAGGAAGAGTTTCGATGGGTTTTAAACTCATCCATCTTGCAGCTACTTAAATATAACTGGGTCTCCAAACTTATACACATCAGAAACTTCCCCTCATATctaatcatggaaaatcaaacaggccctaaaggtatAAGGTGTGGAAGATCCAGCCAATTGCTTTTAGCAATGCCTTCCCAATTAGGTATGCTTTAAATAACAATCCATACTCGATTCACGGCTTGATCCTTTCAATTCCGCAATTTAAGATTCCAAAGGCAAATTGGAGCCTGAAATGCAAAACTTTCCAATATGATTGAAATCAGAGCTTGGTCAAAATTCTAACCGGTGTTCCCCAACTTTTATCAACTCTTAAGCCAGTACGATGAAGTCCAAATGCTGTGTGCGATTCCGAGTGCAGTCTCCCTGAGTTGTGGTGTTCCACAACTATACTCTGAGCCAGTACGTTAAGTCCAAATGCCGTGTGCGATCCTGAGCACACTCCCTGAGTTGATGACACTACTTCAAAACTAACCGGTGTGCAATCCTGCGCGCAGTCTCCCTGAGTTGACGACCCAATTTCAAAACTACCCTGTCATCCACAGTAACCTTCTCTAGAGAAATCCCAGTCCGGGGTCAGGCCCAATTAGTCAACCCGTGGTGCCCCTCTCAGTTTCTCGGGTCCGGCGTGGAGGGTAGATTGCTTTTCCCCACCTTCGAGTACCTTTCCGCTAGAAATCCCAGAATGATACCACTTGTTTCTGCTATGAGTGAAAAACAAGTGGcctctttttttattcttcttcttttttttgaaaatttacagGTGGGCtctcttgtttaaatgcataaaCAAATTCTGCCCAACTGATACTCAAAAAGTCATGACACCTAAATTAATTGTGCCCTAAAACTGAAGATATTACAATAGGGCCAGACATAAACACCTTCCATCTTTAACCTTGCTTCCGGTATGTTAAAGGGACTGTGAGGATCAACAAAAGAACAAGCAGTTCTCTTCCATTTAGAATCCTCGTTTACATCTGTATCATGTGTCCAAAGGAAGCAGTGGGCCACTGTATTATCAAATGTGATGTGGCTTGGACAAATTGGATATTTTTTCCCTCTAACTTGTTTTAAGTGTACTGGGTTATGCCAGGGACACTGGCGAATTGATGAATGCGTGGTTCACTGGTCCAACCCTAGAAAGATTCTCCAGAGGATGATTCCCTTCCCGATAATGTGGGAGGTGGGGAGGGGGTTAGAAGAACCATTGAAGACTCATTTCCATTGCCTTGATGGGGTCTTGTCTCGTTCTCCCcattggtatatatatatatatatatatatatatatatatatatatatatataaaccaatgGGGAGAACGAGACAAGACCCCATCAAGGCAATGGAAATGAGTCTTCAATGGTTCTTCTAAAGAGAGCACTTTTAAATCAGagcacttttatatatatatatataatttgttgCTTGCGGCTGCTGattaaagagaagaaaaagaaggtcaATATGCGAATCTTGAAGGAACAAAAAGTTGAGTCATGCAAAAGTGAGCACTTTTAAATCAGAAGCCAATGAGCCACACTAAAATCATGGAGCAGTCATAATCAATTCATATCCTCTTCCGTATCTCACAAGTCTGGTAGGATGCAAGATCAACAAGGTCGAAAAAACTCCAAATGCCTGATGGGCCAAATCCCTCTGGGGGAGCTCATAAGAAAATCTATAGATTGTTTCTGTCCTTAGGATGCAACCGTTCACTACGAAAACAAAAACAGAGACGTGTATTGTGTTAGAATGAATTGGTCCACttcacaaaataaacatagctcTGTTCAACAGTGGACTCCTCGCTCAGCCAAAAAACTACTAGCATCTGACAGTGATCCATAAAGGCATATACCTCATCAATATCATTATcatgaaattaaaaataataataataaaaataaaaaatcctctcattttatgttgaaattttacAACTTCATATTACAGAGGAAAAATGCTGTAATATCAGCATCTTATATGCATATATCATGTATAATGAGAGAGATGTAGATCTACAGTTTTGTATGGTTTACAGTTATGTCTGGATTGCTGCTTTAccttcacatacatcacagatGGTATAGCCTGCGCCTTCACAGTAAGGACAGTTTGCTCCTTCATCAACCCATTCCAAAAACTACAAGATGAAGTTCAGGAATAAAAACAAATGGGACAGATAGCACAACAAGTGATTAAGTCAAGCATGACTTGAAGCAGTAAAACCCAATCTAACCTGTGGTTCCACGTTGGGTTCACCAGTACCGTCACACTCTGTAATCAAATAGAGCAGTTTTCTGAGTGATGTATGCTATGAAAGCACAACCTTTTATGTTCAAGTACCAAGACTCCTAGCAACTACCAGATTGCCTACTCAATTTATAGGGAAATGTAATAGTATGTGTTGAACAAGAAGGATTTctggtaaaaagaaaaagaatttctGCTGTTTATTTATAGAACTGGAAGGGTCACATCGATTATTCAtttaaaaatattgaaaaaaggCGGCAGGTAAGATGCCTGCTGTAGTTTTAAAGGAACAAAGAGATTGCAGCAGAACTCAAGATATCTCAATCAATTCAAGCACCCTGGCATGCATCTCTGAAAGATAATGCTAGAATGAGGTATGATTGTGTCATTCCTTTTCTTGAGAAATTCTCCAGTGCCATCAGAGgactataagttatagtggtcCTACTTGAATCAGACAGTCTAATCCATTGATCTACTATACTGTTCACCAGGTCCAACCCATTTTTCATGGGCtaacatgcaaaaatcacaccattCTGAAAAATattgaccatttgatcaatgtcctttagtatggacggtcaagatcatttacacaaaaaaggTCCAGTCAACaacttgatccatctatttgttaggtccCATcatgtattgcttatgattctaaagaatcccTTATGTTAGGCGAGCATAACTATCCTATCCATGGATTGGAAAAAAGGATGCTATAGAAAAAAGGCCAAAGCCAGGTTGCATTGTACCATCCAATCATTGcattttttgcatggtagcctatgaaatgtgttctggacttaaatgaacagttcagattgatcaatTGGTCTGTCCAAAtaaactgatgcaactaggagtgCTATAATTAtaatgctctgagagcactggaccaattctcccttttatttattttatacaaAATCCAAAACATTGTATGCAGAGAGAGACAATAAGTGATTATCATTTCTCTAGTTTCTTTCCCAATTAGGTTGGAGTACTTCCAGCATTAATATACAGATACCTGTGCATAATAAGCGGCCTTCCCCACGACAAGTAAGGCATTTTGTAGCAGAGCTGGACTTGCTTCCATTGATAGGTTTGTCCCTGTCCACAAGCCTGGATGGCTCTTCCCACCGATTCTCTCCAAGAAGAAACACCCTATGTTGGGACAAATCAACTTCAGTAACACCACTTTCTTTTACAACAGTCTGCTGGATCTCAGTAATTTCTGTCACAGAACCAACTAGAGCTCCATTTGCACCTTCCTACCAGGAAATGAGACCCAAAATCATGTCTAGGGAAACACCaattcaatgtttttttttttttttttttttttttaaaataaaaataaagaggtAACAATTCAACATAACATAAAAGTAGATATTTGATATTTTCCAAGCATCGTTATAGATATAAATCACTGGAGGAAGACAAGGCATCAACAGGATTCCATCTGCATGGGAGTGTCCCGAAACAACAATCCTCAGACAAAATACTAAGCATAGATGTTACTATACATGCTAACCACACTCTAACCTCCACATTCCTAACTAAAGCCAGAGAGGTTTGTCACCATAAGGAACAGTTCAAATAACCATGGAACTCTGAAAGCAGAAATGCAACCAAAGTACAAGGCTAAAAATATGCAACAGGTGTTCCAACTTGTAATGACACGTTAGTTTGTGTTGGTAGACTAGTATTACTTCTAGTTTTACAAAGTGTGAAGCCAAACAGCAAGAGATTCTGGTGTGAGAGCATGAAAGCGTCTGTTTCAAAaagttaagggcctgtttggatagaatGAAAACTAGGGAATGCAACCAGTTTGCATCAACAAGACATTTGCATCTGTTTGGAAAGTAACAAAGGCTGCAGTAAAGTATTTGCATTTGCTTTACCTTTACAAGGGAGTCCCaaccttcttttttcttcttccttttttttttttttcaaaaaataaaatggagGGCAAAGAATTTGCCTCTGATGTGACGTTTTAAATGACAATTTTGGAGGGAAAAATGCTCCCCTTTGTACGATTGCAATCAGAACAGTTCCAATGAAAAGGATAGGCATTTTCTAGGACTTTTCTTTAGCAAAACAAACAGGTGCAAAAGGATTTGCAAACAGGTGCAGAGGTTTCCCATTGTCACTTTACCTCCTGCTGATGCCACATATTACTTTCCCCTGGTTTACCTTCAATCCAAGCAAGACCTAAGAAGCTAAACAGCTAGGAAGCAGGAGCATGAGTTGACCATAGCACAAAGTCCAAAGCATGTTTCAATCAAAGTGGGAGCTGCACTtgttagaaggatcatgcaactaggATACTAATTTCGCATCACTTGTTCATATTCGTAGTTGGGCTATGTTCTGCAGCACCGGCATTACATGTTGTGGGTGGCTGTGTTAAGTCAGAATCATGCATGTGGAGTTCTCTGAGGTTGCAGATGGGAGTTTTTGCCAGTCTGTGCCTTCCACACTGGCaaacaactgttttttttttctatgaatGGGCCCTTACAATATGCTCTTTTACAAATTGAATGGATGCAACGAGCATattaaaaaaaggaaatgaaaatagAATGAATATATGATGGAATGTTCTGATCACATAGAAAGAATGTAAATGGCACCATTTGATCAAAACTTATAAGGTCCACAATTCAAACTATAACAGCATATCACACAATGGCAAGTTTAGAAATCCATTTTTCATGCTGCCAAATATCGACATAGCAAAAAGAATGTAATTCCTTGCTGGGAGAAGACAGTAATAAATTGAAATAATCTTTACCAGTAAAGAAACAGGATCTTTCCCATCTACATTTGCTTTCAAGCCAGCATCTGCATTCCCTAGCTCGATAAACAGCCTTTCCAGGAGTTCTGCAGTCATAACCCCATCTTCACGGGTGCCCACTGAGGCCTGTCAAGAAAAAAGACCATTTTTAACTTCAGTCCCATTGGAAAGATATAGTCAGCAAGAATGATGGAGTAGCTTATCTTATTTCAGTTATTTTATTTGAAGTCACATAACATTGGCCCTTTCCTAGAAGTAGTTTTGTTTAGTCCTTCCAAGATAGCTTTAAAATGGGATATACCAAGATTAACACTCACTTGCCATGTTTTTACAGCACGTTCAGTTCCACTTGAGAAGCAGGAATACTCCATATCTTCTTCACCTGAATAAAAGCCCAACTTTCCTAATGCTTCCTGCCATAATAACAGCAGGATAAATAAACAAATCCTACTACAGAACGCATCCAGTTAGAATTTAACCAATCTGC containing:
- the LOC131240447 gene encoding protein disulfide isomerase pTAC5, chloroplastic — protein: MAASSLPLHVPPLSRGFQTSPKSSSITFQIRRNSNSLYKNPISASLSSSNPSSSSSWEREEIRWLREEQRWLREEKRWIREESRWNSDRESLLREIAALKLRIEALEREKSLPTSSISDAVSNLASILQALKESDVKSAVSWIPESGSGPQPVLLEEGEVKEMVLEEIRVSESVGEVRKEEGKKKATLRKGSEGKDVQEMQEALGKLGFYSGEEDMEYSCFSSGTERAVKTWQASVGTREDGVMTAELLERLFIELGNADAGLKANVDGKDPVSLLEGANGALVGSVTEITEIQQTVVKESGVTEVDLSQHRVFLLGENRWEEPSRLVDRDKPINGSKSSSATKCLTCRGEGRLLCTECDGTGEPNVEPQFLEWVDEGANCPYCEGAGYTICDVCEGKAAIQT